In Thermomicrobiales bacterium, the DNA window CGCGCAAGTCGCGGCAGGCGCGCAGGTCGTTCAGGTCTTCGACTCGTGGGCGGGAGCGCTATCGCCGGCGGACTACCGACGGTTTGTCCTTCCGGCGACGCGGAAGATCGTCGAGACCGTCAAGGGAACGGGCGCGCCAGTGATCCTCTTCGGCACCAATACGGCCGGGACATTGTCGGATATCGCATCGGCGGGCAGTGATGTCGTCGGTGCGGACTGGCGAATCCGACTCGACGATGCCTGGCGGCTGATCGGCGAGGATCGCGCGATTCAGGGTAACCTCGATCCGCTGCTGCTATTCGCGCCACACAACGAGATCAAGCACCAGATTCGGGCCATACTCGATCAGGCCGGTGGTCGACCCGGACACATCTTCAATCTCGGCCACGGAATCCTGCCGCAGACACCGGTTGATGCCGTCCGCGCCGCCGTTGACATGGTCCATGAAATGAGCG includes these proteins:
- a CDS encoding uroporphyrinogen decarboxylase — encoded protein: EGPVLHNPLRSREQIRALRDIDPATDLKPTLDALSIVRRELDGKVALIGFAGGPFTLASYAIEGGSSRNYQFTKTLMYQDPDTWFLLMDKLATMTSAYLSAQVAAGAQVVQVFDSWAGALSPADYRRFVLPATRKIVETVKGTGAPVILFGTNTAGTLSDIASAGSDVVGADWRIRLDDAWRLIGEDRAIQGNLDPLLLFAPHNEIKHQIRAILDQAGGRPGHIFNLGHGILPQTPVDAVRAAVDMVHEMSARELETTAR